The DNA segment GTATAAACCAAACTAAATGCTCTCCAGCTGCAAATCCCCCTATGCTAAAAATTTTTTTCAAAACTACTTTTTCTAGTTTTATCATTTCTCTAAACTTTAAATGAATTTTGAGTTTAAATGAAAATATACAAATTAACATCACAAAGGCAACAACACGACCAAATATATTAACAAGCCCTATTCCAAAAAGCTCCAGTTTGGTAAAATGCAAAACATAATAATTTCCTAAAAAAATTACTATATTCATAAATAAAGTTACAAACATAACCCAATAAGCCATATTATAAACTCGTATAATTGCAGCTAATACTATACCAATGGCATCAAAAAACAAACAAATTGCCAGCATTTGCAAATAAATTTGACTATCTTTTAGTAGCTCATGAGGAATTTGCAAAAGATCTAGTAAAAGTTCACCATGCCATAAAATTAAAATGCCACATATTAAACCCACTAAAGTATTTAAAAATAAGCTTTGATGAATTGTTTTTAAAGCTAAAACATAATTTTTAGCTCCTAAAGCTTGAGCTATAACAACACTACAACCTACACTTAAAAAACTAAAAATTATAATAAACAAATCTGCTACTTGATTACCAGCACCCATAGCTCCAACCAAAAAATTAGAATATTGAGAAACCATTATAGTGTTAATAATCAAAGAAAAATATCTTAAAAACATTTCAAGCAATATAGGCATGCTAAGATGCTTGAGTGAAAGTTGCTTTGAGGCCATAATTACTCTTTTTTAGAAAAAATAAGATGACAATTTTAAAATAAAAATACTTTCTTTAAGTTAAAATTATATTTCATTGACCTCTAAAAGTATTTTGTCATCTTTTTCTTTAAAAGTATAAATTAAATCATCACTTTTATAAGAAATTTCTTTTTTACAAGTTTTATCTTTAACTTTTTCTTTTAAGATATCTGGTAAATGCTTTTTAATGAGTAATTTCATGGGAATACCCATACCATGTTCTAGATTTTTAATAAATTTTCCATCAACTTCATTTTGATTCATAATTTTAGTAAATTCTATATCAAATCCTAATTCTTTTAAATAATTATACATTTGCTCTTTATCTTGTAAAGGTACAAACTGATCAAAGTTAGAATGATAAGAAATATATTTTGGTTTAGGATATAAACTTTGAGTTTTTAAGTGTTCCTTATTTAAAATTTCTCTTATAAGTTTTCTTGCTGGTGAAAAATATCTCGGAGATTGTTTATTGGAAGTCCAATGAGTTTTATCATTAACAGCTAGACTGATATTTTTAAATATTTGAGTGGTTCCAACACAATGGTATGTAGTATAGTCAATTTCTTTACCAAAACCTATTAAACGCCACAATTCATTAAGAGTTGATTGTGAAGAATTATCAATAATACAATCAATATTCCAAGGAGCTATTTTTGCACATAAATTTGCTAAATAACCTCCATGAGAAGCTCCAATTAAAATATTCTTCATACCCCCCCCCATAATCTTAAAAGGTGGATTTTTATTAATATATAAAAGAGCATTTAATATATCTGTTGCTTGCATGATTCCAAAATTTTGATATTCGTTTTTTGCAGGTTTAAATCCCAGACTTAAACACATCCTATAATGTTCATCAAAATATTGTTCTTTTTTTAGTTTTTCTATCAGCTTATTAACAATATCCGCAACATCATAAAATTCATCATATGTATTGATATTTTGAATATCTATAGGAAGATTAAATCCTATAGCTTCTAAACTTGTTTTTAAAATTAATTTATCTATCTCATCTATATAAAATTCTGCCCCAGTTTTTAAACGATTTCCTATACAATGATAATTTACATTTAAAACTGCAACATCAAAATTTTTAGAACAAAACTCGCTAAGATATAAATCATCGTTAATATCATCGCCTAAACCATTTACAAGACAAATTATAGCTTTTATTTCTTTTTCATCATCATAAGTTAATCTAAATTCAAGTTTACTTTCTCTTTTTATATTAAGTTCTACATCATCACAAGAATCTATGAAATAAGTTTTATTGATTAACACTATTTTCCTTTAATTTAATTCTAAAACAAATTTATCATCTTTATCTTTAAAAGTAAAAACTTTATCTTTACAAGGATAAGAAATGCTATTTTCTCTTATATTAAATTCTTTACCTTTTAATTTTTCTAACATATTTGGCAATTCTTTATTGAATAATGCTTTATCAGAGATTCCACATCCATGTTCTAAATCTTTAATGTATTTACCATCTATGTCTTTTTCTTCTATTAAATGAAAATCTACTTCATAATTTAATGCTTTTAGTATTTCTACCATAGAAATTTTGTAATCAGCTGGCGTAGCGGGATCTTTTTTAGAATGATAACTTATATAAACTATATCTTTATTTTTTTGAGCTTGTAATATTAAATGAGTTTGATTTAATAAAGCTCTTATTAGATAATTTTCATCTGCAAAATAATAAGGAGAGTTTGGGTTTTTTCTTTGCCAATAGGTTTCCACATAGCAATAAACTCTGCTATTTAACTCATCGTGATTTAGTATAGCATCCCCTTCATTTAAATCTCTACCAATTATATATTTTAACGGCGGTAAAGCAGCACCTGAATTATCTATAACTCCATCAACATACCAAGGAGCTATCTTTGCACACATTAAAGCTAAATAACCTCCATAAGACCCCCCCCCGTAAATTTTAGGTAGAGTGTTAAATTGAGGATATTTATTTAAAATATCTTTTAAAGCATTAATATGATCAATTGCTGCCATTATGCCAAAATTTTGATATTCGTTATTTGGTGGGACAAAAGTGCAAGATAAATCAATTTTATAATTTGTTTCTAATAATTTGTTATCTTTAAGTAGGGTCAATTTTTTATCAAGTATTTGATAATATTTTTCTATATTTATAGTATTGTCTAAAATCTCAAAATCTATTTCAAAATCCTTAAAAGCTTTTTCAAATTTTCTAATATCATCTAGCAAAAATGTCATCTCAGCACTATATCTTTCTACATCACTTTTTCTTTGACAAAAACAATGATAAAATACATTAATAGTCACGACATCAAATTTCTTAGCTATAAATTTTCTATAACTATCTAAAAAATGTATATTAGCATTTGCACCATATCCACCTATTACAAATACCACAGCTTTCATCTCTTTTTCATCATCATAAGTTATTCTATATTCAAGTTTACTTTCTCTTTTTATATTAAGTTCTACATCATCACAAGAATCTATGAAATAAGTTTTATTGATTAACACTATTTTCCTTTAATTTAATT comes from the Campylobacter insulaenigrae NCTC 12927 genome and includes:
- a CDS encoding MATE family efflux transporter, producing the protein MASKQLSLKHLSMPILLEMFLRYFSLIINTIMVSQYSNFLVGAMGAGNQVADLFIIIFSFLSVGCSVVIAQALGAKNYVLALKTIHQSLFLNTLVGLICGILILWHGELLLDLLQIPHELLKDSQIYLQMLAICLFFDAIGIVLAAIIRVYNMAYWVMFVTLFMNIVIFLGNYYVLHFTKLELFGIGLVNIFGRVVAFVMLICIFSFKLKIHLKFREMIKLEKVVLKKIFSIGGFAAGEHLVWFIQYTIAFAFVASLGKENLSVQTIYFQISLLIMLVGQAISVANEIIIGKLVGARYLNIAYKHTWIALYFSVIASALVALLNFILQDFTMSVVKLEDTLKELMAPLFTLSIFLEISRTFNIVMVNSLRATGDARFPFLSGIVFMLGVSLPVGYVLCFYAGFGILGVWIGFCADEFLRGIVNSYRWKSKKWQSKILV
- a CDS encoding DUF2920 family protein: MLINKTYFIDSCDDVELNIKRESKLEFRLTYDDEKEIKAIICLVNGLGDDINDDLYLSEFCSKNFDVAVLNVNYHCIGNRLKTGAEFYIDEIDKLILKTSLEAIGFNLPIDIQNINTYDEFYDVADIVNKLIEKLKKEQYFDEHYRMCLSLGFKPAKNEYQNFGIMQATDILNALLYINKNPPFKIMGGGMKNILIGASHGGYLANLCAKIAPWNIDCIIDNSSQSTLNELWRLIGFGKEIDYTTYHCVGTTQIFKNISLAVNDKTHWTSNKQSPRYFSPARKLIREILNKEHLKTQSLYPKPKYISYHSNFDQFVPLQDKEQMYNYLKELGFDIEFTKIMNQNEVDGKFIKNLEHGMGIPMKLLIKKHLPDILKEKVKDKTCKKEISYKSDDLIYTFKEKDDKILLEVNEI
- a CDS encoding DUF2920 family protein produces the protein MLINKTYFIDSCDDVELNIKRESKLEYRITYDDEKEMKAVVFVIGGYGANANIHFLDSYRKFIAKKFDVVTINVFYHCFCQRKSDVERYSAEMTFLLDDIRKFEKAFKDFEIDFEILDNTINIEKYYQILDKKLTLLKDNKLLETNYKIDLSCTFVPPNNEYQNFGIMAAIDHINALKDILNKYPQFNTLPKIYGGGSYGGYLALMCAKIAPWYVDGVIDNSGAALPPLKYIIGRDLNEGDAILNHDELNSRVYCYVETYWQRKNPNSPYYFADENYLIRALLNQTHLILQAQKNKDIVYISYHSKKDPATPADYKISMVEILKALNYEVDFHLIEEKDIDGKYIKDLEHGCGISDKALFNKELPNMLEKLKGKEFNIRENSISYPCKDKVFTFKDKDDKFVLELN